In Rhodamnia argentea isolate NSW1041297 chromosome 1, ASM2092103v1, whole genome shotgun sequence, the genomic window TTTTAGGCTTAATAAGATCAAGGAGTTAAGTTGCTCATGTATGCAGGTTCATTCTTTATTTgcgcaaaattttccaaattgagaAGCTTTGGGAAAGTGCCAAAAAGAATGAGGGAACCATATCTCCAAAGGTTTGGAGTCTGAATCTTCTGTAAACACAGCACTCTTCAGGGTGACAGGTTTGGCTTGACTACACTGTTGACGATTTCGGAAGAAGATTTCCTGGAGAAGTTTGTGACCCCTCATCTCGAGGAAGCTCCGGATTGCTGGATATATATCAGAAGAAGAAGCATATGGCGATGAGGATACTGGTTCGATGAAGTGGCACAGCGAACCAAATAATTCACTTATCCCTCTTTATTTAAGGTTGCGATGTGGGAGCATCCGACACATCAGAACCATCCTTCAAGTCCTACCGACGGAATCACTCGCCCATGCGCACATCAGGTTGTCATTCTGTTTATTTTGCGTCTCAACTTTTGGCTGCTGATTCTTTTGAATTGTATGGTGTATCGATAGAGAATGCCTACCATATTTTGTGAAACCCTGGAGAATGTCCATTGTTTCTTATTCTCCCTTTTAAGTTGGTTCTTTATTCGTAGGCTTCCTGCATTCCTTGCCTTAAGGCTTAATGTTAATTTGAAAGCATGGCCTTTGTTGAAGTTGAGTCGTAGGCTTAATAAGATCAAAAAGTTAAGTTCATTCTTTATTTGCccgaaatttttccaaattgggAAGCTTGAGGAAAGTGCCAAAAAGAATAAGGAAACCATATATCCAAAAGTTTGGAAGTCTGAATCTTCTGGTACACAGCACCATTCAAGGCGACAGGTTAAAATTGGTTGAAGTACACTAAAAtcgccaaaactttcaaaacgatcatttaagtgccaattttttttaaaaacgcttACTTCAGcgccaactccgatttgagctAATGTATCTCGCCGAAAATCCGATgtgatctttttttatttatatttagcTGAAGTGCCTCTCTGGAGTTGACATTGAAAtgagcgtttttcaaaaaatttaacacttgagtgatcgtttttcaaaaaatttggtacttaagtgatcgttttgaaagttttggcgcCGTAcgcaagttttgacacttgtagtgaaACTTGTAGTATACTTAAGCCAGTTAATATTGTGTGCtttcttgcaattattgtgACTCTATAATGTGCATTGGTGTTCTGCACGATGGTTGTGTAGCATAGATAGATTGTAAGTTCCCTCTGGCAAACCCCTGCTTCACCGCCATCCATTTTCACCTCCAATGCTCAGATTAATCTCCAGTGCCGCCACCTAGAATCAACCCTCTTTCACCGTCTCTCACGTCATGAATTCGTGTGGGTTGTCTCCTGAATAGGTGTTGTTCATGTCCAACCGTGCCAACTTCAAGACCGTGGGATCAGGCATTGTAGAAAGCATCTGAACAATCCACTGAGCAGTTGATAGGAGGATCACCTGGATTCCTGAGAGCTTTCAGCTATCAGTACTGGCAAGCGCCTCTAAGCACATCCTGTTTTGTGATCATGTCTCTTGAAGATCAAATCGTGTTAGTTGCTTCGGAGTCAGGAAGACACTTGAGGTGGTGAGGTTCTCAAGCTTCTCAACGGAAAGCTTCCTAAAGTGGGGCTTCATTTGCTATGGTTCAATCCTAATATCTTGGACTTGTGTCAAGGCAAAGAGATGGGTTCGAACTTACTGGCGTTAATCCTTTCGGATGCCTCCTTGTCTTTGTAGGAGATGCTAAAGGAGAAGTATTGTGCTATAAGTTCCTGCAAGTGATTGATCCATCTTGTGACGAGATCACTTGATTTCAAGCCACTTGCAGACCCAATGCTCGCTGTCCACCTTGGCGAGGGCAGGCTTCACCGTCCATGGCAAGTCTTGAGCTCCCTAGATCTGGCCTGGGCTAGGTTGGCCTCGCCATGCAGATCGGATTGGATTGGCTCTGCAATCGGCGGATGGCAATGATGGGCTCGTGGCTGGATTTGGCGGCCTACAGCGATTCTTGGTGGCCGCTATACTCACAACGGTGGTCAGCATGGGCGGTGTCTGACTACGTGTTGGTCGTCAATGATGCTTTGTCGCGGGTTCAGAATCTCGGGCAAGGCTGCTGGATGAGCGCCTCGGTGTGGCCACAAGAAGTGATGAGGCGTTGAGGCACCACCAGGAAACTAGAGGCTTGTTGGGGATCACTGGAAATCTTGACCGGCACCTGGGAGGTCGCCGGGACCTGTTGATGCGGAGAGACGCCTAGATTCGCTTGAAATCTGTCGGAGTTGctatagaacactcgggattGAATAGAGGTGGCGTAGTGGGTGCAGCGCGTAGATCTGGTCAGGTCGCCTGGAGGTAGaagaaagggtaaaaaaaaaaaaaacgggaaaagtgaaagaaaagaaaaaacatgattATGTGTTCGATTTATCCATTTTGTTTCATCGTTCTCCAAGTCTATTTCACGAAACCAGTGAACGTCAACAATGGAGATGGTATCTTTACTCGATCTGGCAACTGCGGTCGTCACACCATCAGATATCTTCGACTCGACTCGCAAAGCCCTTGCTTACAATTAGGGATCTTGGGCTAGCCTCCCCAAACTGAATCATTTCATCATCCGATTTGATTAGTATCGACCTCATCAGTGATTTATATTCTCTTACCACATAAAATCGCACGGACTGTCTTCGAAATTAGCTCTTTCTACGTTCAAGTCATCGCAGGCCTGTGCCACATAGGAAatagataaaagataaaaaaggaaaaaggaaaataaaagaaaggaacaaaagaaacgaaacgaaaggaaaaataaaataaaataaaaaaataagtattttttttaaagggcgaTGCTATTTCTACCCTGTATATTACTAATACACCCTGCTCTTCACTCAAAAGACAAAATTTCCCTCCATCATGCAATTGCAACTTAAAATGGTTGTCCCCagtccatctttttttttgcctttatttgtttctatttctatttctatttctatttaggATCTAGTTGTCATAGTTAAGCATCTCACATGTTTTGTCTTTGTTTATTGTGGATATTTTGTGTTTATCTAAtgcaatattttattttatttagattttacTTCCATAGAAACAATTCTTATTGTATAGAGAAATTTCCTGGAAAATATATATAGTCTCCCACTTACCACATAAaagaatgtctttttttttcccttcctattGATGAGATATTTTCACACAAAGCACGTGATACGTTAAAGGAATGTTTAGGAATATTCTAAAAAATCGTTGCCGTGAAAAACTTATGCACAATAAGGCATTTTGACTTTTATTCATAAAAACTTGATCGATGATATTACCTTTGTCAATCCAAAATGATGAGATTTGACTGgcattggaaaaaaatttcttttttgagcaTTTTCTTGTAGAGTTTCACGTTGAAAAATGAAAGtgtggttttattttttgatagaGGGTttcttcaaagttttttttttttttacgaaactaGCTTCTGTGAAAGGAAAACCTAAcgttaatatatatatagcgcTCGCAATATACAAAAGCAGAACATGTGAAATTCTTAGTTATAGTTGCAACTAGATCCTACATAACAATAGAAAAactagaaagagaaagaaaatggatAAATTTAGGGCCACCACTTAAATTTCAATTGAAGATTAAGGGAGATTgtctttttggttaaaattgggTGGATTTAGCCATATAGGGGTAGAAATAGCCTtgtctttttataaaaaaaatatatactagaatattataaaattatctacgttagcgatttttcacaaattaataggatagactcaattgaaaaaacatgaaaaagtttagaactagggaaaattaccaacaaaaattctatacttattgcaattgtgttaattccatcctacaccttttttttttctgctaacgtagtcccaaaccttttgtatttgtgttaattcagtttaTCTAGGTATAATATCAGAAATTACTAATATGGAAGCTAATCCACCTACGTGGGACCTGTCTgattgacgtgaacaatttaataattttttttgaattttttatttttctcttttacttttctatttttcattgtGGCTAGCGATGGTTGACCGAGCAAGGATTGATCTCCCCGTCCCTACCTAAGGTCGGCCTTGCCAAGGCTGGCCTGGCAAGGGTCGAGCCTCGTCGAGCCCCTAGCAAGGCTCAAGCCTTCGCTAGAGGCCATGAGGGTCTAACCAGCAATAGATAAGGGTGGAAGCAATCAAGGGTCTAACCCTCAATGAAAGCAATGCTGGCACCACCTCAGACATTGGTGGCTAGAACTGTGGCTTCGCCTGCACCACCTCATTGAGGTAATGATCAATATCATTGTGGACAAAATCAGGACTCTGCCACGACACTATAATCCTCATGGAGGTACTAAACTTCTCTATGGAAGAGGGGGAAGATGGCGATGAAGAGCCTGTAAATCTTTCGTATCGTCAACCATGCATATCTTGATTAATTTGAGATGAAGCATGGACAATTCTGGTGGTCGCCTGAAATCCCCGCCCATTCTCTTTGTCACGGCTTCAAATTTACCGATTTGCATCGTTGCTACATCGCGGTATTAGTGGTTGCCGTAGTAGATCATGGCCATTGTGGAGGCGATGGCCACAATTCCTAGATCTAGGATTTTTCCTTAGctttcaattaatttaattgGATACTTTGTTACTTATAATCTTATCTTGAAGTGTACCAAACACTTGATATTATTAAATATATCCACTTTTATTGTCGGGAGAACTTGGTATCTCACTGTATCCTATTATATGTCAATCATAGTTCCAATGACCAAAGCATCCTTACTTGGTTGGTGTAATTTTATTCTTCGTTATTTTTAGGGATAATAATACAAATGACCTTTGAATATTGACCCAATATACAATGTAATTCTCCAACTATTAATATGTAACTATGTAATTATCATATGTCCAGATTTCTAACATATTCAAAGCTATTAATGATGTTCAATAtagttttttgttgttgtggattatataaaatatattaaattaaaagtcGAGCGACTCCATTATACATCGGTCAAAATTGACGTATCATTTGTCtcattttgccaaatttttacTCTCTTTTCAGGAAACTGTGGGGTCTTTTTGATCATTCGTGACTGGAAGTTCTCTTCAGCGAAGGTGAATCTGCGagggagagaaggaagaagaaaggtcaGTCGAATCGAATGTGATTTTGCTTGTGAATTGTACTCGCCGTTGTCTCAGTCCATAAGTCCCATGTTCAGTTCGCTCTCGAAAACCCTAGTTCGCCGCCCTCTGTTCTTGCCCGCTGCTCTCAGATTAATCTCCACCACCTCCTCGAATCGACCCTCTTTCACGGTCTCTTATCTCGTGAATTCATGCGGGTTGTCCCCGGAATCGGCATTGTTCGTTTCCAACCGGGTCGTCTTCAATACCTCGGCGAGACCCGAAGCGGTCATTAACGCCTTCAAGAGCCATGGTTTCTCTCAATCCCAGATTTCGGATATGATTAGGAAGTGGCCTCGGCTGATTTCGGCGTGTCCTGAGAGGACCCTCTTGCCCAAATTGAAGTATCTGCGCTctgtcggcttttccggctttCACCTGGTGAGAATGATCACTGCCTCGCCCTACTTATTGACTAGGAGCTTAGAGAAGCATCTCATCCCCACTTTTGGCAGGCTTCGGGACTTCCTTCGGTGCGAAAAGCATGCGGTTACAGCTATTAGACGCAATCCGAAAATATTGTCACAAGGTTTCGAGGCTACAATTGATCCCTTCGTCAAGATTTTGAGAGATAATGGAGTGCGTGAATCAAGCATCATGTGGTTAGTTAAGTGTCAGCCTAGGGTGATGATAAATCGGTACAATCACCTCGAGGAAATTGTGGAGAAAACCAAGGGGATGGGCTTTGATGATCCTTCTGAGGCAAAGTTCGCTGTTGCAATGTTAGCGGTCATGGGGATGAGCGAATCGACATGGGAGAGGAAATTCGATGCTTATAGCAGGTGGGGCTGGTCTAGAGATAATGCCATGAGTGCTTTTGTGAAGTATCCTTGGTGCATGATTTTATccgaagaaaaaataatgacagTAATGGGATTCTTTGTCAAGGAAATGGGATTTGAATCTTCGTTTCTTCTGCGACACCCTACGTTGATGTCACTGAGCTTAGAAAAACGGATTCGTCCTCGATGTTTGGTTTTTAAACATCTGTCGTCGCATGGTTTGACGAAGACAAAGATTGGCTTGACTTCCCTGTTGTCGATTTCGGAAGAAGATTTCCTGGGGAAGTTTGTGACCCCTCATCTCGAGGAAGCTCCGGAATTGCTGGATATATATCGGGAGAAGAAGCATATGGCAACAAGGACTCTGGTTCTGTAAAATGGCACAGGGTACCAAATAATTGGCTTGTCCCTCTTTCATTTAAGGTTGTCATTCTGTTTATTTGTGTCGCATTTTGACTGTTGATTCTTTCGAACAATATTGTGTATTGATGGAGGACAGCTGCCTACCATTTTTCTTGTGCAACCATGGGACAATGTCCATTGTTTCGTACTGTCCCCTTGAGTTGGTTCTTTATTCGTAGGCTCCCTGTATTCCTTGCCTTGAGGTTTTGTATGGTCCCTGATTTTAGGCTTAATAAGATCAAGAAGTTAAGTTGCTCATGTATGCAggttcattttttatttgcgcaaaatttttccaaattgagaAGCTTTGGGAATGTGCCTAAAAGAATGAGGAAACCATATATCCAAAGGTTTGGCAGTCTGAATCTTCTGTAACACAGTACTCTTCTGGGTGACCGGTTTGGCTTGACTACCCTGTTGACGATTTCGGAAGAAGATTTCTTGGAGAAGTTTGTGAACCCTCAACTCGAGAATGCTCCGAATTGCTGGATATACATCGGAAGAAGAAGCATATGGCGACAAGGGTACTGGCTCCATGAAGTGGCACAGCGAACCAAATAATTCGTTGTCCCTCTTTCATTTAAGGTTGTCATTCTGCTTATTTTGCATCTCAACTTTTGGCTGCTGATTGTTTTGAACTGTATGGTGTATATCGATGGAGAACCCTACCATATTTTGCGAAACCGTGGAGAATGCCCACTGTTTCTTATTCTCCCTTTTATGTTGATTCTTTATTTGTAGGCATCCTGCATTCCTTGGCTTAAGGTTTAATGTTCATTTGAAAGCGTGGCCTATATGATCCTTTGTTGTGGGCTTAATAAGATCAGAAAGTTAAGTTGTTTCGTGTTATGCAGGTTCGTTCTTTATTTGCccgaaatttttccaaatttagaAGCTTGAGGAAAGTGCCAAAAAGAATTGAGGAAACCATATGTCCAAAGGTTTGGAAGTCTGAATCTTCCGATGCAAGGCACTCTTCAGGGTGACAGGttaaaatttcaattctttGTTGCAGCTACTGTGACTCTACAATGTGCATTGGAGTTCTGCATGGTGGCTGTAAAGCATAGATAGATTGTCAATTCGATCTGGCAAACCCTGCTTCACTGCCCACCATTTTAACCTCCCACGCACAGATTAATCTCCAGCGCCACCACCTCCAATCAAACCTCCTTCACGGTCTCTTACTTCGTGAATTGGTCTGGGGTGTCCGTGGGTTGTCTCCTGAATCTGCATGTCACCACCCACTTGGGTGGCGCTGCTgcttcgcgcactcttcctctcgcaaaaggtcgagtgttcgaatcccagaccgtgtcaaaaaaaaaaacttcaagacTGCGGGATCATGCATTGTAAGTGTTTGAACATTCCGCCGAGCAGTTGATAGAAGGATCACTTGGATTCCTCGGAGCTTTCAGACTGTAGTAACGGCAGGCGCCTCTAAACACATCCTGTTTTGTGATTGTCTCTTGAAGATCGAACCATGTTAGCTGCTGCGGAGTTAGGAACACACCTGAGGTGTCGAGATTCTCAAGCTTCTCAACCGGAAGCTTCCTAAAGTGGGACTTCATTTGCTATGGTTGAATGCTTGTATATTGGACTCGTGCCGAAACAGATATGTGTTCAATGATGCTGTGGACCGATCGAAGTTACCATCATTAATCCTTTCGGATGCGTGCTTGTGTTTGTGGGAGGTGCTAAAAGAGAAGTGCTATGCTATAAGTCGCTGCAACCGATTCATCCATCTTGTGACGGAGCTGATTTTACCAGCCACCATTCAAGCTTGTGCAAGAAATGTTGGTCCATTGGCTTTTGTGGACCACGTAGTTTCGaatatttatgaattttctattttgctcttcttcttttttcctttttttcgttgTGGCTGGCAAGGGTTTGCCAGGCGAGGCTCAATGTCACTCGTCTGGGCTGGGTTGGACGGGGTCGAGCCCTCGCTAAAAGCCGCCTCGGCCTCGCTTAGGCCGTGAGACCAAAGCCGATGCGGAAGCGCGAGCTCAACCGTGACTACGTGCTTCTTTTTATGTTCGAAGAGGAACTAAGAAGGTCGACCTCGAGATCCCTagtgagggctgccctcgcccAAGTCTGGCAAGGGTTTGACCTCCCTCACGGCCCTGGTGAGGCTCGACCCTCGCCATGCTAGCCCCTCGGGAGTCTTGACCCTCgttggagaaaaataaaaaaaaagagacaaaattaaataaatcataaaatttagtATGATATTGTTAACAAAATTTTATCTTAGCGTCGGTGAAGTCACGTAGAACACATTAGCgattttaggaaaaaattgactggatggattgaattagaataaatgcaaatggtttaagattgaattgatacaaattcaatagatttaagatatttttttgtttgtttttgttttatccTTTCGACAATTGTCCCTTACATTTCGATCCGTAACTTATATAAATCCCAAACTTCTTAAACGTTTCTTATTTGTTGTGCATTATTTATTGTAAATTTCCTCAGGAGAGGTGAAGATTTCCATGTGCTGTAGAAGGAAGCTCCGAAGTCTTGGGTTCGGGACTGGAAGTCCTATCCTCATCGACGGAGAATCTGCGagggagagaaggaagaagagaggtcGGTCCAAtcgaacgtgattttttttggttgtgAATTGTACATGTACTCGCCGTTTGTCCCAGTCTAAGTCCCATGTTCAGTTCGCTCTCTAAAACCCTGCTTGGCCGCCCGCTGTTCTGGCCCATCGCTCTCAGATTAATCTCCACCGCCACCTCGAATCCACCCTCTTTCGCATTCTCTTATCTCGTGAATTCATGTGGGTTGTCCCCGGAATCGGCATTGTTCGTTTGCAACCGCGTCGCCTTCGAAACCTCCGCGAGACCCGACGCGGTCATTAACGCCTTGAAGAGCCATGGTTTCTCTCAATCCCAGATTTTGGATATGATTAGGAAGTGGCCTCCGCTGATTTTGGCGAGTCCTGAGAGGACCCTCTTGCCCAAATTGAACTATCTGCGCTctgtcggcttttccggctctGACCTGGCGAGAATAATCACTGCCTCTCCCTACTTGTTGCATAGGAGCTTAGAGAAGCAACTCATCCCCAATTTCGGTAGGCTTAGGGAGTTTCTCCTGTGCGAAAAGTATGCGGTTACAGCTATTAGAGGCAATCCGAGAATACTGTCACATGGTTTCGAGGCTACAATTGATCCCTTCGTCAAGATTTTGAGAGAGAACGGAGTGCGTGAATCACGCATTGTGTGGTTAGTTAAGTGTCAGTCTAGGATGATGATAAATCAGCACAATCACCTCGAGGAAATTGTGGAGAAAACCATGGGGATGGGCTTTGATGATCCTTCTGCGCTAAAGTTCTCTGTGGCTATGTTAGCGGTCGCGGGGATGAGCGAATCAACATGGGAGAGGAAATTCGATGCTTATAGCCGGTGGGGTTGGTCTAGAGATGATGCCATGAGAGCTTTTGTGAAGTGTCCTGGGTGCATGACGTCGTCGGACGAAAAAATAATGTCAGTGATGGGATTCTTTGTCAAGGAAATGGGGTTTGAATCTTCATTTGTTCTGCGACATCCTTGGTTGATGTCGCTGAGCTTAGAAAAATGGATTCGACCTCGATGTTTGGTTTTTAAACATTTGTCGTGGCATGGTTTGACGAAGACGAAGGTTGGTTTGACTACCCTGTTGAAAATTTCGGAAGATGATTTTCTGGAGAAGTTTGTGACCCCTCATCTCGAGGAAGCTCCGGAATTGCTGGATATATATCAGGAGAAGAAGCATATGGCGATGAGGTTGCTGGTTCCATGAAGTAGCACAAGGTACCGAATAATTCATTTGTCCCTCTTTCATTTTAGGTAGACATAGTGTTTATTTTGTGTCTCTAGTTTTGGCTGTCGATTCTTTCGAACTGTGTCGTGTATCGATGGAGAACCCCTACCATATTTTATGAAACCGTAGGACAATGTCCATTGTTTCGTACTCTCCCTTTTGAGTTGGTTCTTTATTCGTAGGCTTCCTGTATACCATTCCTTGAGGTTTAATGTTAGTTTGAAAGTATGGCCTATATGATCCTTTGTTGTGGAAGATCAGAAAGTTAAGTTGTTCATGATTCCgtaaattttccaaattgagaAGCTTGACAAAAGTGGAAACCATATATCCAAAGGTTTGGAAGTCTGAATCTTCTGATACACAGCACTCTTCAGTGTGATAGGTTAAAACTTGAGTTCTTTGTTGCAACTACTGGCTCTATAATGTGCATTGGTGTTCTGCATGATGGTTGTAAAGTGAAGATAGATTGTAAGTTCGCTCTGCCAAACCCTGCTTCACTGCTCGCCATTTTAACCTCCCACGCTCGGATTAATCTCCAGCGCCGCCACTTCGAATCGACTCTCTTTCACGTCTCTTATTTTGTGAGTTCATGTAGGTTGTCTCCTGAATCGGTATTGTTCGTGTCCAACCGTGTCAACTTCAAGACCGCAGGATCACGCATTGTAGATGGCATCTGAGCAATCCGCCGAGTCGCTGGATTCCTTTGAGCTTTCAGACTATAGTACCGGTTGGCAACTCTAAGCACATCCTGTTTTGTGATTTGTCTCTTGAAGATTGAATCCTGTTAGCTGCTGCGGAGTTAGGAACACGGTTGAGGCGTCGAGGTTCTCAACCTTCTCAACAGAAAGCTTCCTAAAGTGGGACTTCATTTGCTATGGTTCAATCCTCATATCTCGGACTCATGCCGAGACGGATATGTGTTCGTTGATGCTACGGACCGATTGAAGTTACCATCATTTAACCTTTCTAATGCATGCCTGTGTTTGTGGGGGATGCTAGAAGAGAAGTGATATGCTATAATTTGCTGCAACCGATTCGGCCATCTTGTGACGGAGCTGATTTCACCGGCCGCTGTTCAAGCTTGTGCAAGAAATGTTGGTTTATTAGCTTTTCCGGATCACGTAGTTTCGAATATTCCCTTTTAGTAGAAGGCATAATTTCAACAGAATTCAAAAGGTTGTATTCCCACGAAGGTTTTTAAGAATGAACTGAAACTGAAAATAGAGGTTTAGTTTTTCTTGTCGGAGTTGGGATGGCGTGGCATGGATTGAGACAACGGTTGTCAAGGGTTGGCCTCGCCCAGGCCGGGCTAGAGGGCGTCGAGCCCTCGCCAGAAGCCGCCCGGGCCTCGCCCGGGCTGCGAGGGTCTAACACTTGCTAGATCCGAGGAGGGCGGCCCTTGCTAGAGGCCGTGAGGTCAAAGGCTGATGTGGAACCGCAAGCTCAACCGTGACTACATGCTTCTTTGTATGTTTGAAGAGGAACTAAGAAGGTCGACCTTGAGGCCTCCAGCGAGGTCTGCCCTTGCTCGAGTTTGGTGAGGGTTTGACCTCCCTGGCTGCCTT contains:
- the LOC125312880 gene encoding uncharacterized protein LOC125312880 produces the protein MFSSLSKTLVRRPLFLPAALRLISTTSSNRPSFTVSYLVNSCGLSPESALFVSNRVVFNTSARPEAVINAFKSHGFSQSQISDMIRKWPRLISACPERTLLPKLKYLRSVGFSGFHLVRMITASPYLLTRSLEKHLIPTFGRLRDFLRCEKHAVTAIRRNPKILSQGFEATIDPFVKILRDNGVRESSIMWLVKCQPRVMINRYNHLEEIVEKTKGMGFDDPSEAKFAVAMLAVMGMSESTWERKFDAYSRWGWSRDNAMSAFVKYPWCMILSEEKIMTVMGFFVKEMGFESSFLLRHPTLMSLSLEKRIRPRCLVFKHLSSHGLTKTKIGLTSLLSISEEDFLGKFVTPHLEEAPELLDIYREKKHMATRTLVL
- the LOC115733543 gene encoding uncharacterized protein LOC115733543; this encodes MPVWEMLKEKCHAIICGNRSIHLVTELILPATVQACARNVGSLAFVDHSGVRDWKFDLHRRRICEEEKEEERLISTATSNPPSFAFSYLVNSCGLSPESALFVCNRVAFETSARPDAVINALKSHGFSQSQILDMIRKWPPLILASPERTLLPKLNYLRSVGFSGSDLARIITASPYLLHRSLEKQLIPNFGRLREFLLCEKYAVTAIRGNPRILSHGFEATIDPFVKILRENGVRESRIVWLVKCQSRMMINQHNHLEEIVEKTMGMGFDDPSALKFSVAMLAVAGMSESTWERKFDAYSRWGWSRDDAMRAFVKCPGCMTSSDEKIMSVMGFFVKEMGFESSFVLRHPWLMSLSLEKWIRPRCLVFKHLSWHGLTKTKVGLTTLLKISEDDFLEKFVTPHLEEAPELLDIYQEKKHMAMRLLVP